Proteins from one Camelina sativa cultivar DH55 chromosome 8, Cs, whole genome shotgun sequence genomic window:
- the LOC104707391 gene encoding GDSL esterase/lipase At1g31550-like isoform X1 gives MASLDSHVLKKLVSLSFSTLFIMITMVNTESQRQNFQSIISFGDSIADTGNLLGLSDRNNLSLNGFPPYGETFFHHPTGRSSDGRLIIDFIAEFLGLPYVTPYFGSKNGNFQKGVNFAVGSATALEASFLEERGYHCSHNISLGVQVKVFKESLPNLCGLPSDCKNMIGNALILMGEIGGNDYNGPFFERRLINEVKELVPLVISTISSAITELISMGGKTFLVPGEFPIGCSVAYLTLYQTSNIEEYDPFGCLKWLNKFGEYHDEQLQAELKRLRKLNPHVNIIYADYYNALLRLNQEPTKYGFINKPLSACCGVGEPYNFNFSTCCGSFGVDSCNDPSMYVAWDGIHMTEAAYKFIADGLLKGPYTSPPFNWTCLTSKIKNKNSLDTQSSLMNS, from the exons ATGGCGTCGCTAGATTCTCATGTGTTGAAGAAGCTGGTTAGCCTTTCTTTTTCTACTCTTTTTATTATGATCACTATGGTAAACACGGAATCGCAACGCCAGAATTTCCAGTCAATCATCAGTTTCGGTGATTCGATTGCCGACACGGGAAACTTGCTCGGTCTCTCGGATCGTAACAATCTTTCTTTGAACGGTTTTCCACCGTACGGAGAAACTTTTTTCCACCACCCAACCGGTCGGTCCTCTGACGGCCGTCTCATCATTGACTTCATTG ctgAATTTTTGGGGCTTCCATATGTAACTCCTTACTTCGGatctaaaaatggaaactttcaGAAAGGAGTTAATTTTGCCGTAGGCTCAGCAACGGCATTGGAAGCTTCTTTTCTCGAGGAGAGAGGATACCATTGTTCTCACAACATTAGTTTAGGGGTTCAAGTTAAGGTCTTCAAGGAGAGTTTACCAAATCTATGTGGCTTGCCATCAG aCTGTAAAAATATGATTGGAAATGCTTTGATTCTTATGGGAGAGATCGGAGGGAATGATTATAATGGTCCATTCTTCGAACGGAGACTCATTAACGAGGTCAAAGAGCTCGTTCCGTTGGTGATTAGTACTATTTCTTCTGCAATTACG GAGTTGATTAGTATGGGGGGAAAAACATTTCTGGTGCCTGGAGAGTTCCCTATAGGATGCTCAGTAGCATATTTGACATTATATCAAACATCAAACATAGAAGAATACGATCCTTTTGGATGTCTGAAATGGCTGAACAAGTTTGGAGAATATCACGACGAACAGCTTCAAGCAGAACTCAAGAGACTCAGGAAGCTCAACCCTCATGTCAACATCATATATGCTGACTATTACAATGCTTTGTTGCGCCTTAACCAAGAACCAACCAAATACG GATTCATAAACAAACCCTTGTCCGCTTGTTGCGGTGTAGGAGAACCGTACAATTTCAACTTTAGTACGTGTTGTGGGAGTTTTGGAGTGGACTCTTGTAATGACCCTTCAATGTATGTCGCCTGGGATGGCATTCATATGACTGAGGCTGCATACAAATTTATAGCAGATGGATTACTCAAAGGACCATACACGAGTCCTCCTTTCAATTGGACATGCCTCACCTCCAAGATTAAGAACAAGAATTCATTAGACACACAATCTTCTTTGATGAACAGCTGA
- the LOC104707391 gene encoding GDSL esterase/lipase At1g31550-like isoform X2 has product MASLDSHVLKKLVSLSFSTLFIMITMVNTESQRQNFQSIISFGDSIADTGNLLGLSDRNNLSLNGFPPYGETFFHHPTGRSSDGRLIIDFIAEFLGLPYVTPYFGSKNGNFQKGVNFAVGSATALEASFLEERGYHCSHNISLGVQVKVFKESLPNLCGLPSEIGGNDYNGPFFERRLINEVKELVPLVISTISSAITELISMGGKTFLVPGEFPIGCSVAYLTLYQTSNIEEYDPFGCLKWLNKFGEYHDEQLQAELKRLRKLNPHVNIIYADYYNALLRLNQEPTKYGFINKPLSACCGVGEPYNFNFSTCCGSFGVDSCNDPSMYVAWDGIHMTEAAYKFIADGLLKGPYTSPPFNWTCLTSKIKNKNSLDTQSSLMNS; this is encoded by the exons ATGGCGTCGCTAGATTCTCATGTGTTGAAGAAGCTGGTTAGCCTTTCTTTTTCTACTCTTTTTATTATGATCACTATGGTAAACACGGAATCGCAACGCCAGAATTTCCAGTCAATCATCAGTTTCGGTGATTCGATTGCCGACACGGGAAACTTGCTCGGTCTCTCGGATCGTAACAATCTTTCTTTGAACGGTTTTCCACCGTACGGAGAAACTTTTTTCCACCACCCAACCGGTCGGTCCTCTGACGGCCGTCTCATCATTGACTTCATTG ctgAATTTTTGGGGCTTCCATATGTAACTCCTTACTTCGGatctaaaaatggaaactttcaGAAAGGAGTTAATTTTGCCGTAGGCTCAGCAACGGCATTGGAAGCTTCTTTTCTCGAGGAGAGAGGATACCATTGTTCTCACAACATTAGTTTAGGGGTTCAAGTTAAGGTCTTCAAGGAGAGTTTACCAAATCTATGTGGCTTGCCATCAG AGATCGGAGGGAATGATTATAATGGTCCATTCTTCGAACGGAGACTCATTAACGAGGTCAAAGAGCTCGTTCCGTTGGTGATTAGTACTATTTCTTCTGCAATTACG GAGTTGATTAGTATGGGGGGAAAAACATTTCTGGTGCCTGGAGAGTTCCCTATAGGATGCTCAGTAGCATATTTGACATTATATCAAACATCAAACATAGAAGAATACGATCCTTTTGGATGTCTGAAATGGCTGAACAAGTTTGGAGAATATCACGACGAACAGCTTCAAGCAGAACTCAAGAGACTCAGGAAGCTCAACCCTCATGTCAACATCATATATGCTGACTATTACAATGCTTTGTTGCGCCTTAACCAAGAACCAACCAAATACG GATTCATAAACAAACCCTTGTCCGCTTGTTGCGGTGTAGGAGAACCGTACAATTTCAACTTTAGTACGTGTTGTGGGAGTTTTGGAGTGGACTCTTGTAATGACCCTTCAATGTATGTCGCCTGGGATGGCATTCATATGACTGAGGCTGCATACAAATTTATAGCAGATGGATTACTCAAAGGACCATACACGAGTCCTCCTTTCAATTGGACATGCCTCACCTCCAAGATTAAGAACAAGAATTCATTAGACACACAATCTTCTTTGATGAACAGCTGA
- the LOC104707389 gene encoding LOW QUALITY PROTEIN: uncharacterized protein LOC104707389 (The sequence of the model RefSeq protein was modified relative to this genomic sequence to represent the inferred CDS: deleted 1 base in 1 codon), with protein MAISHAQPVLLLLTSLFFLPALRARTINFENCKDVHIDYNYGITNITRVEIYPYPVGPYDEPTITISGFTSDDSDIIYRATINVLYKYENVTSSIRDYDLSDVMDEDPCSIEPGEKFELTLSKVRGMQSLSHKDKSKIVVSVVDEYGDDAERPLLKMCVEFDNPAPTTTSVSA; from the exons ATGGCGATATCTCACGCCCAACCTGTTCTGCTTCTCCTCACGTCACTTTTTTTCTTACCTGCTTTGCGAGCCCGCACCATCAATTTTGAAAACTGCAAAG ATGTACATATTGACTACAACTACGGCATCACGAACATCACACGTGTGGAGATCTATCCGTACCCTGTTGGGCCTTATGACGAGCCAACCATTACCATATCAGGCTTTACAAGTGACGATA GCGACATCATCTATAGAGCAACTATAAATGTG CtgtataaatatgaaaatgtgaCTAGCTCTATAAGAGATTACGATCTCAGTGATGTGATGGATGAGGATCCATGCTCCATTGAACCTGGCGAAAAATTTGAGTTAACTCTTTCCAAAGTTCGTGGTATGCAGTCACTCTCTCAT AAGGATAAGTCCAAGATTGTCGTATCCGTTGTTGATGAATATGGTGATGACGCTGAAAGGCCACTGCTGAAAATGTGCGTTGAGTTCGATAACCCTGCTCCAACTACAACATCAGTCTCTGCTTAG